A single region of the Streptomyces sp. ITFR-16 genome encodes:
- a CDS encoding AMP-binding protein: MNETAHALGASGTFWELIERRAALTPDRPFLIQDDRTLTFGALRERGERVAAGLYGMGVRPGDVVAWQLPTRVETVLLSFALTRLGAVQTPVIPFYRDRETGFALRESKAAFFAVPGVWRGYDHTAMAERLSAGLERPPQVFEAYDTLPDGDPSVLPPPPPDGTSVRWIYWTSGTTSDPKGVLHTDRSLIAGGSCLAHALRLSADDVGSVAFPFAHVGGPDYAVMLLLYGFPAVLFEHFAMPQALAGYRRHGVTVAGGSTAFYSMFLAEQRKAPDRPLIPTLRLLAGGGAPKPPEIYHAVVREMGVQLTHGYGMTEVPMITMGAPDDTVEELAETEGRPPEGMEIRITDEDGKGVPCGTDGEVRLRGEAVCRGYLGAAAPFDAEGFLITGDVGHLRPSGHLVLTGRLKDIIIRKGENISAKEIEDLLARHPGVGDAAVIGLPDAARGERVCAVVEQPRGAAPLTLPALTAYLREEGLAVHKLPEQLEVVDALPRNEALRKVLKYRLRARYASS; this comes from the coding sequence GTGAACGAGACCGCACACGCCCTGGGTGCATCGGGCACCTTCTGGGAGCTCATCGAACGCCGGGCCGCCCTGACCCCGGACCGGCCCTTCCTGATCCAGGACGACCGCACGCTCACCTTCGGCGCGCTGCGCGAGCGGGGCGAGCGGGTGGCGGCGGGGCTGTACGGGATGGGGGTGCGCCCCGGCGACGTGGTCGCCTGGCAGCTGCCGACGCGGGTGGAGACGGTGCTGCTGTCCTTCGCGCTGACCCGGCTCGGGGCGGTGCAGACGCCCGTCATCCCCTTCTACCGCGACCGCGAGACGGGGTTCGCGCTGCGGGAGTCGAAGGCGGCGTTCTTCGCGGTGCCGGGGGTCTGGCGGGGCTACGACCACACGGCGATGGCCGAGCGCCTGTCGGCCGGCCTCGAACGCCCGCCGCAGGTCTTCGAGGCGTACGACACCCTCCCGGACGGCGATCCCTCGGTCCTGCCGCCCCCGCCCCCGGACGGCACGTCGGTGCGCTGGATCTACTGGACCTCGGGCACCACGTCCGACCCGAAGGGGGTCCTGCACACCGACCGCAGCCTGATCGCGGGCGGCTCCTGCCTGGCCCACGCGCTGCGTCTGTCGGCGGACGACGTCGGCTCGGTGGCCTTTCCGTTCGCCCATGTCGGCGGGCCGGACTACGCGGTGATGCTGCTGCTGTACGGGTTCCCCGCGGTGCTGTTCGAGCACTTCGCGATGCCTCAAGCGCTGGCGGGCTACCGGCGCCACGGGGTGACGGTCGCGGGCGGCTCGACGGCCTTCTACTCGATGTTCCTGGCCGAACAGCGCAAGGCCCCGGACCGGCCGCTGATCCCCACGCTCCGGCTGCTGGCGGGCGGCGGCGCGCCCAAGCCGCCGGAGATCTACCACGCGGTGGTACGGGAGATGGGCGTCCAGCTCACGCACGGCTACGGCATGACCGAGGTCCCGATGATCACGATGGGCGCACCGGACGACACGGTGGAGGAACTCGCCGAGACGGAGGGGCGGCCGCCGGAAGGCATGGAGATCCGGATCACCGACGAGGACGGCAAGGGGGTGCCGTGCGGGACGGACGGCGAGGTCCGGCTGCGGGGCGAGGCGGTCTGCCGGGGCTATCTGGGCGCGGCGGCGCCCTTCGACGCGGAGGGGTTCCTGATCACGGGCGACGTGGGGCACCTGCGGCCGAGCGGGCATCTGGTGCTCACGGGGCGGCTGAAGGACATCATCATCCGCAAGGGCGAGAACATCTCGGCGAAGGAGATAGAGGATCTGCTGGCCCGGCATCCGGGCGTGGGCGACGCGGCGGTGATCGGTCTGCCGGACGCGGCGCGGGGCGAGCGGGTCTGCGCGGTGGTGGAACAGCCCCGGGGCGCCGCCCCCCTCACCCTGCCCGCTCTGACGGCGTACCTGCGCGAGGAGGGCCTCGCGGTCCACAAGCTCCCGGAGCAGTTGGAGGTGGTGGACGCACTGCCCCGGAACGAGGCGTTGCGCAAGGTCCTGAAGTACCGGCTCCGGGCGCGGTACGCGTCTTCCTGA
- a CDS encoding sigma-70 family RNA polymerase sigma factor — MAENAPPRWDRKMQQRLARGEAAALGELYDRFAALVHSQANRMLDDESAADLVTREVFGYVWENPDAYDPKQGSMRSWVARLTHRESVQRLRRSAAAASAEDERDEADEDGTAAPDPVGLEERVRRATAAARADYIVASMPAPLRAALELAYIQRRDYRQTATDLGVTEDEARRRLRLGLQLLSTAHTRPLEGSSPPGYGRPL, encoded by the coding sequence ATGGCTGAAAACGCACCGCCCCGCTGGGACCGCAAGATGCAGCAGCGGCTGGCACGCGGTGAGGCGGCGGCGCTCGGCGAGCTCTACGACCGGTTCGCCGCCCTCGTGCACAGCCAGGCCAACCGGATGCTGGACGACGAGAGCGCCGCCGACCTGGTCACCCGCGAGGTCTTCGGCTACGTGTGGGAGAACCCGGACGCGTACGACCCCAAGCAGGGTTCCATGCGCTCCTGGGTGGCCCGGCTCACCCACCGCGAGTCCGTGCAGCGCCTGCGCAGGTCCGCCGCAGCCGCGTCGGCCGAGGACGAGCGGGACGAGGCGGACGAGGACGGCACGGCCGCCCCGGACCCGGTCGGTCTGGAGGAGCGCGTGCGCCGGGCCACCGCCGCGGCCCGCGCCGACTACATCGTCGCCTCGATGCCCGCCCCGCTGAGGGCCGCGCTCGAACTGGCGTACATCCAGCGCCGCGACTACCGGCAGACCGCGACGGACCTCGGTGTCACGGAGGACGAGGCGCGGCGGCGTCTGCGGCTCGGGCTGCAACTGCTGTCCACCGCCCACACCCGTCCGCTGGAGGGCTCGTCGCCGCCCGGATACGGGCGGCCGCTGTGA
- a CDS encoding ABC transporter substrate-binding protein, with product MTGRQRPTSPRPSRPLIGAVAAGALLMTGCGALPGASGDSREPVTVVTWAPSGASGPGTVAMAGMTAMAQTYARWINSEGGIDGHRLRVVTCDEEDSSTGAGNCARRAVKEKAVAVVGSYSRHGRAFMAPLEVAGIPYIGGYGASEEEFRSYMSYPVTGGQSALMAGNAEQLSCSCGRVALVRPDTLGGDSQAWLLRTGLTAAGRPAPVDIPAAEDATSYDQAAGRALSGAGTEGGCVTSVLGDRTETFFDSFRRLEPADTTVRVSSVLGSIGQPLIDRTGGRASPFEGAYVTGWYPAPGDARWDLMRKVIGKHAFGDNRVDPDDTGVQTTWVAYTALKSVVEQLNEPRITSQKVTKALNQGTRADTGGLTPALRWRYEDMLGSGSYPRIVNSKVTFQVVRDGRLVADRKGFVDVTRTLADASATG from the coding sequence ATGACCGGACGGCAGCGCCCCACCTCCCCCCGCCCCTCCCGGCCGCTCATCGGTGCGGTGGCGGCAGGGGCTCTGCTGATGACCGGCTGCGGCGCGCTCCCTGGGGCATCGGGGGACTCCAGGGAGCCCGTCACCGTCGTCACCTGGGCCCCCTCCGGCGCCTCGGGCCCGGGCACCGTCGCCATGGCCGGGATGACCGCCATGGCGCAGACGTACGCCCGCTGGATCAACAGCGAGGGCGGGATCGACGGCCACCGGCTGCGCGTGGTCACCTGCGACGAGGAGGACAGCTCGACCGGCGCGGGGAACTGCGCCCGCCGGGCCGTCAAGGAGAAGGCCGTCGCGGTCGTCGGCTCCTACAGCCGCCACGGGCGGGCCTTCATGGCCCCGCTGGAGGTCGCCGGCATCCCGTACATCGGCGGCTACGGGGCCTCCGAGGAGGAGTTCCGCAGCTATATGTCCTACCCCGTCACCGGCGGCCAGTCCGCGCTGATGGCGGGCAACGCCGAGCAGCTGTCGTGCAGTTGCGGCCGGGTCGCGCTGGTGCGGCCGGACACGCTGGGCGGCGACAGCCAGGCGTGGCTGCTGCGCACCGGCCTCACCGCCGCCGGGCGCCCCGCCCCCGTCGACATACCGGCCGCCGAGGACGCCACCTCGTACGACCAGGCGGCCGGACGGGCGCTGAGCGGGGCGGGCACCGAGGGCGGCTGTGTGACCTCGGTGCTCGGCGACCGCACGGAGACGTTCTTCGACTCCTTCCGGCGGCTGGAGCCCGCGGACACGACGGTGCGGGTCTCCTCGGTGCTCGGCAGCATCGGGCAGCCGCTCATCGACCGCACCGGCGGGCGCGCCAGCCCGTTCGAGGGCGCGTACGTCACCGGCTGGTACCCGGCCCCGGGCGACGCCCGCTGGGACCTGATGCGCAAGGTGATCGGCAAGCACGCCTTCGGGGACAACCGCGTCGACCCGGACGACACCGGGGTGCAGACCACCTGGGTCGCGTACACCGCGCTGAAGTCGGTCGTCGAGCAGCTGAACGAGCCGCGGATCACGTCCCAGAAGGTCACCAAGGCCCTCAACCAGGGCACCCGGGCCGACACCGGCGGCCTCACCCCGGCGCTGCGCTGGCGCTACGAGGACATGCTCGGCTCGGGGTCCTACCCGCGCATCGTGAACAGCAAGGTGACGTTCCAGGTGGTGCGCGACGGCCGGCTGGTCGCCGACCGCAAGGGCTTCGTCGACGTGACCCGCACCCTGGCGGACGCCAGCGCGACGGGCTGA
- the purU gene encoding formyltetrahydrofolate deformylase — protein MTAPQPADTAPEQYVLTLSCPDKQGIVHAVSSYLFMTGCNIEDSQQFGDHDTGLFFMRVHFSAGTPVTVDKLRASFAAIGDSFRMDWQIHRASDRMRVVLMVSKFGHCLNDLLFRSRIGALPVEIAAVVSNHTDFAELVASYDVPFRHIPVTRENKADAEAQLLELVREEDVELVVLARYMQVLSDDLCKQLSGRIINIHHSFLPSFKGAKPYHQAHARGVKLIGATAHYVTADLDEGPIIEQEVERVGHGVTPEQLVAIGRDVECQALARAVKWHAERRILLNGRRTVIFA, from the coding sequence ATGACCGCGCCGCAGCCTGCTGACACCGCCCCCGAGCAGTACGTCCTCACCCTCTCGTGCCCCGACAAACAGGGCATCGTGCACGCCGTGTCGAGCTATCTCTTCATGACCGGCTGCAACATCGAGGACAGCCAGCAGTTCGGGGACCACGACACGGGCCTGTTCTTCATGCGCGTCCACTTCTCGGCGGGCACCCCCGTCACCGTGGACAAGCTGCGGGCGAGCTTCGCGGCGATCGGCGACTCGTTCCGGATGGACTGGCAGATCCACCGGGCCTCGGACCGGATGCGGGTCGTGCTGATGGTCAGCAAGTTCGGCCACTGCCTCAACGACCTGCTGTTCCGCTCCCGGATCGGTGCGCTGCCGGTCGAGATCGCGGCCGTCGTCTCCAACCACACGGACTTCGCCGAACTCGTCGCCTCGTACGACGTGCCCTTCCGGCACATCCCGGTGACCAGGGAGAACAAGGCGGACGCCGAGGCGCAGCTGCTGGAGCTGGTCCGGGAGGAGGACGTCGAGCTGGTCGTCCTGGCCCGCTACATGCAGGTCCTCTCCGACGATCTGTGCAAGCAGCTGAGCGGCCGGATCATCAACATCCACCACTCGTTCCTGCCGAGCTTCAAGGGCGCCAAGCCCTACCACCAGGCGCACGCGCGCGGTGTGAAGCTGATCGGCGCGACCGCCCACTACGTGACGGCCGACCTCGACGAGGGGCCGATCATCGAGCAGGAGGTCGAGCGGGTGGGCCACGGCGTCACGCCGGAACAGCTCGTCGCCATCGGCCGCGACGTGGAGTGCCAGGCGCTGGCACGCGCGGTGAAGTGGCATGCGGAGCGGCGCATCCTGCTCAACGGCCGCCGCACGGTGATCTTCGCCTAG
- a CDS encoding transcriptional regulator: protein MAARPLVARQPNERLQALIQEAGCSNAGLARRVNMVGAERGLDLRYDKTSVARWLRGQQPRGRAPGIIAEALGRKLGRTVTIDEIGMANGKNLASGVGLQFSPTVTGAIEQVCELWRSDVGRRDFLSGSTVASSALVEPSRDWLITGADPQVARAAGARVGMSDVAAVRATTAALVDLDHRFGSGHVRPVLVHYLNSVVSGLLSGAYRESTGRQLFAAVARLTELAGYMAVDTGQPGLAQRYYIQALRLAQAAGDRAYGGYVLAASMSHLAAQLGNPREIAQLARAAQEGARGRVTPRAEAMFYAAEARGHALLGDARTCQAVAGRALTALEQAEPDTGDDPDWIAHFDHAYLADELAHCHRDLGQAEAAARRAQESLDGHPESRARRRGIGLALLATAQVQLREVEQACHTGTRAMELLGTVRSSRGAEYLDDLQQRLVPYGDEPAVREFGARLELQAA from the coding sequence ATGGCAGCCAGGCCTCTCGTCGCACGCCAGCCGAACGAACGGCTGCAGGCGCTCATTCAGGAAGCCGGATGCTCCAACGCGGGCCTGGCCCGCCGCGTCAACATGGTCGGGGCCGAGCGCGGCCTCGACCTCCGCTACGACAAGACCTCCGTGGCCCGCTGGCTGCGCGGGCAGCAGCCGCGCGGCCGGGCGCCGGGCATCATCGCCGAGGCGCTCGGGCGCAAGCTCGGCCGTACGGTCACGATCGACGAGATCGGGATGGCCAACGGCAAGAACCTCGCCTCGGGCGTCGGGCTGCAGTTCTCCCCGACGGTGACCGGGGCCATCGAGCAGGTCTGCGAGCTGTGGCGCAGCGACGTCGGCCGCCGCGACTTCCTGTCCGGTTCGACGGTCGCCTCCTCGGCGCTGGTCGAGCCCAGCCGGGACTGGCTGATCACCGGCGCCGACCCGCAGGTCGCCCGCGCGGCCGGGGCCCGGGTCGGGATGTCGGACGTGGCGGCGGTGCGGGCGACCACGGCCGCGCTGGTCGACCTCGACCACCGGTTCGGCAGCGGCCATGTGCGGCCGGTGCTGGTGCACTACCTCAACAGCGTGGTCTCCGGGCTCCTTTCGGGGGCGTACCGCGAGTCGACCGGGCGTCAGCTGTTCGCGGCGGTGGCCCGGCTCACCGAGCTCGCCGGCTACATGGCGGTCGACACGGGCCAGCCCGGACTGGCCCAGCGCTACTACATCCAGGCCCTGCGCCTCGCCCAGGCGGCGGGCGACCGCGCCTACGGCGGCTATGTGCTGGCCGCATCGATGAGCCATCTCGCCGCCCAGCTCGGCAATCCCCGGGAGATCGCCCAGCTGGCCCGGGCGGCGCAGGAAGGGGCGCGCGGGCGGGTGACGCCGAGGGCGGAGGCGATGTTCTACGCGGCGGAGGCGCGCGGTCACGCCCTGCTGGGCGACGCCCGCACCTGCCAGGCGGTGGCCGGGCGGGCGCTGACCGCGCTGGAGCAGGCCGAGCCGGACACGGGCGACGACCCCGACTGGATCGCCCACTTCGACCACGCCTATCTGGCCGACGAGCTGGCGCACTGCCACCGCGACCTCGGCCAGGCCGAGGCCGCCGCGCGCCGGGCGCAGGAGTCCCTGGACGGCCATCCGGAGTCCCGGGCCCGCCGTCGCGGCATCGGCCTGGCGCTGCTGGCCACGGCGCAGGTGCAGCTGCGCGAGGTGGAGCAGGCGTGCCACACGGGGACGCGCGCGATGGAGCTGCTGGGCACGGTCCGCTCCAGCCGGGGCGCGGAGTATCTGGACGATCTCCAGCAGCGGCTCGTGCCGTACGGGGACGAGCCCGCGGTACGGGAGTTCGGCGCACGTCTGGAGCTCCAGGCGGCCTGA
- a CDS encoding SCO4402 family protein, whose product MPLNDIPWWRWRSNVRSALHMLSDPVFHHECWLAGREGYGDVTDAVYRLVEDTWLDNWSAEKYVGTVFRDSNEAALVDVAVLRVLRIMHQVGADAPVSAYLEHHGWPEAVRAAREAHVLLATNDGEDPDVPPRSLDVLRIMTRTA is encoded by the coding sequence ATGCCGCTCAACGACATTCCGTGGTGGCGCTGGCGCAGCAACGTGCGCTCGGCGCTGCACATGCTCTCCGACCCCGTCTTCCATCACGAGTGCTGGCTGGCCGGCCGGGAGGGATACGGCGACGTCACCGACGCCGTGTACCGCCTGGTCGAGGACACCTGGCTGGACAACTGGTCCGCCGAGAAGTACGTCGGCACGGTCTTCCGCGACTCCAACGAGGCCGCCCTCGTCGACGTCGCGGTGCTGCGCGTGCTGCGCATCATGCACCAGGTCGGCGCGGACGCCCCTGTCTCCGCCTACCTGGAGCACCACGGCTGGCCGGAGGCCGTCCGGGCCGCCCGCGAGGCCCATGTGCTGCTCGCCACGAACGACGGCGAGGACCCCGATGTGCCGCCGCGCTCGCTCGACGTGCTCCGCATCATGACCAGGACCGCCTGA
- a CDS encoding STAS domain-containing protein, with protein MTLSVAESEQGGWTVLHIDGEMDLVSSPAVRQSVHDAVAVGRHDVVLDLSEVLFCDSSGVGVLIASRRLMRSCGGRLRLILPARGAEEGSHVNRVLGALGVRRLFEVYPDWDSAVDDEARPMTACPGCHTTEARK; from the coding sequence ATGACACTCAGCGTGGCCGAGAGTGAGCAGGGCGGGTGGACCGTGCTCCACATTGACGGGGAGATGGACCTGGTGTCCTCGCCCGCCGTCCGCCAGTCCGTCCACGACGCGGTGGCCGTCGGCCGCCACGATGTCGTGCTCGACCTCTCCGAAGTGCTGTTCTGCGACTCCAGCGGGGTCGGGGTGCTGATCGCCTCGCGCCGGCTGATGCGTTCCTGCGGGGGCCGGCTGCGGCTGATCCTGCCCGCCCGGGGCGCGGAGGAGGGCTCCCATGTGAACCGGGTGCTCGGTGCTCTGGGCGTGCGGCGGCTGTTCGAGGTCTACCCCGACTGGGACTCGGCCGTCGACGACGAGGCCCGGCCGATGACGGCCTGCCCGGGTTGTCACACCACTGAAGCGCGTAAGTGA
- a CDS encoding EF-hand domain-containing protein has protein sequence MDSAEYERKIAFRFAAFDQDGNGYIDRADFNAAAARLLTEFGTTARCDKGQALYTGAEAFWQGMAGIADVDGDQRVTREEFVGGAVKRLRDNPERFAEIARPFLRAAIAVADQDEAGTATVPAVERALRVLGASPDAAAFAAQSLDVDRDGRIAEADAVAAFAAYFTVIEPDA, from the coding sequence ATGGACAGCGCAGAGTATGAGCGCAAGATCGCTTTCCGTTTCGCCGCCTTCGACCAGGACGGCAACGGATACATCGATCGCGCGGACTTCAACGCCGCCGCGGCCCGTCTGCTCACCGAATTCGGTACGACGGCCCGCTGCGACAAGGGCCAGGCGCTCTACACCGGGGCCGAGGCGTTCTGGCAGGGCATGGCGGGCATCGCCGACGTGGACGGGGACCAGCGGGTCACCCGTGAGGAGTTCGTGGGGGGCGCGGTGAAACGGCTCCGCGACAACCCCGAGCGCTTCGCGGAGATCGCCCGCCCGTTCCTGCGGGCGGCGATCGCCGTGGCCGACCAGGACGAGGCCGGAACGGCCACCGTCCCGGCGGTGGAGCGGGCCCTGCGGGTGCTGGGCGCGAGCCCGGACGCGGCGGCGTTCGCCGCGCAGAGCCTGGACGTGGACCGCGACGGCCGCATCGCGGAGGCCGACGCGGTGGCCGCGTTCGCGGCGTACTTCACGGTCATCGAACCCGACGCGTAG
- a CDS encoding zf-HC2 domain-containing protein has protein sequence MTDDADGRADDGRDDEVRGARRIPGPRAAADDFDLSRVPLPEPPPEPKAPPERVPEPKRADDGPPEPSEPAPPPALVLPHRVLKALLGAWALTACSAEETEAVEAHLTECAPCADEALRLRDAVGLLHTDRTLDLDPMLRSRVLENCLSRRPAKIPVPDWAAPYDAETARLDALLRDIVGSEWHAPVRLKWFEGEERAYRRTTVAGVIGHLMTVDGLVSTALGLDDPLAESVPGTPRRGSGLPLAPTARTETYWSSAERPPTRAVREPWREQSHALIRTVSFAGRGVSDLSVSYGDFALPLQDALLDRAFECWVHAGDIAEAVDYPYEPPSAAHLHRMIDLAVRMLPAALAVRRRAGLAGPARRLVTAGAPGRSLHLEVEGSGGGDWYIALDSPAAVGSPDHTVAQIALDGVEFCQLVAGHVPPVEAAAGQRGDREAIRDVLFAAASLSRL, from the coding sequence GTGACCGACGACGCGGACGGCCGCGCGGACGACGGCCGGGACGACGAGGTGCGCGGCGCCCGGCGCATACCGGGGCCGCGTGCCGCCGCGGACGACTTCGACCTCAGCCGCGTACCCCTGCCCGAACCCCCGCCGGAGCCGAAGGCTCCGCCCGAGCGGGTGCCGGAGCCGAAAAGGGCGGACGACGGACCACCGGAACCGTCCGAGCCGGCGCCGCCGCCCGCTCTCGTGCTCCCGCACCGGGTGCTGAAGGCGCTCCTCGGGGCGTGGGCACTGACCGCGTGCTCAGCCGAGGAGACCGAGGCCGTCGAGGCGCATCTCACCGAGTGCGCTCCCTGTGCGGACGAGGCGCTGCGGCTGCGCGACGCGGTCGGGCTGCTGCACACCGACCGCACGCTGGATCTCGATCCGATGCTCAGGTCCCGCGTGCTGGAGAACTGTCTGAGCCGCCGGCCCGCGAAGATCCCGGTGCCGGACTGGGCCGCTCCGTACGACGCGGAGACGGCCAGGCTCGACGCGCTGCTGCGGGACATCGTCGGCTCGGAGTGGCACGCGCCGGTGCGGCTGAAGTGGTTCGAGGGCGAGGAACGGGCGTATCGCAGGACGACGGTCGCCGGGGTCATCGGCCACCTGATGACCGTCGACGGGCTGGTCAGCACCGCGCTCGGCCTCGACGACCCGCTCGCCGAAAGCGTCCCGGGGACCCCGCGCCGCGGCTCCGGGCTGCCGCTCGCTCCCACCGCCCGCACCGAGACGTACTGGTCGTCCGCCGAGCGGCCTCCGACCCGCGCCGTCCGTGAGCCATGGCGCGAGCAGAGCCACGCCCTGATCCGCACGGTGTCCTTCGCGGGCCGGGGCGTCTCGGACCTCTCGGTCTCCTACGGCGACTTCGCCCTGCCGTTGCAGGACGCCCTGCTGGACCGGGCCTTCGAGTGCTGGGTGCACGCGGGCGACATCGCGGAGGCGGTGGACTATCCGTACGAACCGCCGTCCGCCGCCCATCTGCACCGGATGATCGATCTGGCGGTGCGGATGCTGCCCGCCGCCCTGGCCGTGCGGCGCAGGGCCGGACTCGCGGGACCCGCCCGCCGGCTGGTGACGGCCGGCGCTCCGGGGCGCTCGCTCCATCTGGAGGTCGAGGGGTCGGGCGGCGGCGACTGGTACATCGCGCTGGACTCCCCCGCCGCCGTCGGCTCCCCGGACCACACGGTGGCGCAGATCGCCCTGGACGGCGTGGAGTTCTGCCAGCTGGTGGCGGGCCATGTGCCGCCCGTGGAGGCGGCGGCCGGCCAGCGCGGTGACCGCGAGGCGATCCGGGACGTCCTGTTCGCGGCCGCCTCGCTCAGCCGGCTGTGA